A part of Streptomyces sp. NBC_01451 genomic DNA contains:
- a CDS encoding SigE family RNA polymerase sigma factor — protein sequence MSATVRQRDFEEYARAGRQRLYRTAYLLCGDREHARDLVQSTLARLFQHWHRASRAEHLDAYARTVLTRLFLHERRRRLRDLLAHARPDPAPAAPRPELRVTLMAALGELPPRARAMVVLRYWEDLSVSEVAAQLRCSESTVKSQCSRSLTRLRAVLGEAHVYTAEY from the coding sequence ATGTCGGCGACGGTCCGGCAGCGGGACTTCGAGGAGTACGCGCGGGCGGGCCGGCAACGGCTGTACCGGACGGCGTATCTGCTCTGCGGCGACCGCGAACACGCCCGTGACCTGGTCCAGTCCACGCTGGCCCGGCTCTTCCAGCACTGGCACCGGGCGAGCCGTGCCGAGCACCTCGACGCCTACGCCCGTACCGTCCTGACCCGGCTGTTCCTGCACGAGCGCCGACGCCGGCTGCGCGACCTGCTCGCCCACGCCCGCCCCGACCCGGCGCCCGCCGCGCCCAGACCCGAGCTGCGCGTCACGCTCATGGCCGCACTCGGTGAACTCCCGCCCAGGGCAAGGGCGATGGTCGTCCTGCGCTACTGGGAGGACCTCAGCGTGTCGGAGGTGGCCGCGCAGTTGCGGTGCAGCGAGTCCACCGTCAAGAGCCAGTGCTCCCGCTCCCTGACCCGGCTGCGGGCGGTGCTGGGCGAAGCCCATGTGTACACCGCCGAGTACTGA
- a CDS encoding class I SAM-dependent methyltransferase, with translation MSPSPSEPTTSPTREPHPAPGQLHSTARSFGAEATRYDRVRPRYPDALVHRIVSTAPGPDLLDVGTGTGIVARQFGAAGCRVLGVEVDARMADLARLSGVGTEVASFEEWEPAGRAFDAVVSAQAWHWVDPVAGAAKAAEVLRPGGRLALFWNVFQPPPEVTEAFIEVHDRVLPDSPNLWTKPALDTYAPLFAEAVDGIRQAGGAFGETEEWRYEWQHSYTRDEWLDLLPTHGRTSGLPPARLTELLTATGAAIDALGGEFTVRYTTVAITASRTTAAASHPRSARP, from the coding sequence ATGTCCCCGTCACCGTCGGAGCCGACCACCTCCCCCACACGCGAGCCCCACCCCGCCCCCGGCCAACTCCACTCCACCGCAAGGTCGTTCGGCGCCGAAGCCACCCGCTACGACCGGGTCCGCCCCCGCTACCCCGACGCCCTGGTGCACCGGATCGTCAGCACGGCCCCAGGCCCCGACCTCCTGGACGTCGGGACCGGTACCGGCATCGTCGCCCGGCAGTTCGGGGCGGCCGGATGCCGGGTGCTCGGGGTGGAGGTCGACGCGCGGATGGCCGATTTGGCACGGCTGAGCGGGGTCGGGACGGAGGTGGCGTCGTTCGAGGAGTGGGAGCCCGCCGGGCGGGCCTTCGACGCGGTGGTCTCCGCGCAGGCCTGGCACTGGGTGGACCCGGTCGCCGGCGCCGCGAAGGCGGCCGAGGTACTGCGGCCCGGTGGCCGACTCGCCCTGTTCTGGAACGTGTTCCAGCCCCCGCCCGAGGTCACCGAGGCCTTCATCGAGGTCCACGACCGCGTCCTGCCGGACTCCCCCAACCTCTGGACGAAGCCTGCCCTCGACACCTACGCGCCCCTGTTCGCCGAGGCTGTCGACGGGATACGGCAGGCGGGCGGCGCGTTCGGCGAGACGGAGGAGTGGCGGTACGAGTGGCAGCACTCGTACACCCGCGACGAGTGGCTGGACCTGCTCCCCACCCACGGCCGCACCAGCGGGCTCCCACCCGCACGGCTGACGGAGCTGCTCACCGCCACCGGCGCCGCGATCGACGCGCTGGGCGGCGAGTTCACGGTGCGCTACACAACGGTGGCGATCACGGCGTCCCGGACGACCGCCGCCGCATCGCACCCACGGTCTGCCCGGCCATGA